A single region of the Populus nigra chromosome 2, ddPopNigr1.1, whole genome shotgun sequence genome encodes:
- the LOC133681904 gene encoding calmodulin-binding receptor-like cytoplasmic kinase 2 — protein MQSPYSRYARRTPASGVGHTPDCVPYSPTSSSYSSGSTLKKRNPLSVAAKSMAGVFVACFTPPEPEPNSSKDFGYSEELKAPSVASSTSGGNERRRSSRRGIYSSPANSVHGREPGSVNFTMEEIYAATRNFSPTFKIGQGGFGTVYKGRFQDGTVVAIKRAKKSVYDKHLGVEFQSEIRTLAQVEHLNLVKFYGYLEHEDERIVLVEYVANGTLREHLDCIHGNVIDLAVRLDIAIDVAHAITYLHMYTDHPIIHRDIKSSNILLTENFRAKVADFGFARLAADSDSGATHVSTQVKGTAGYLDPEYLRTYQLTEKSDVYSFGVLLVELVTGRRPIEAKREIKERITAKWAIKKFAEGNAILILDPKLKCTAANNLALEKILELALQCLAPHRQSRPSMRKCAEILWSIRKDYKEQSASDFRSFSSKSQGSISVITEE, from the exons ATGCAGAGCCCGTATTCTCGCTACGCTCGCCGGACCCCAGCCTCCGGCGTAGGGCATACGCCGGACTGTGTTCCATACTCCCCGACATCCTCCTCCTACTCCAGCGGCTCCACCTTGAAGAAACGGAACCCGTTGTCGGTGGCCGCGAAATCAATGGCCGGTGTGTTTGTTGCTTGTTTCACGCCTCCCGAGCCTGAGCCGAACAGTTCAAAGGACTTTGGTTACTCTGAAGAGTTAAAAGCTCCCTCTG TTGCATCTAGTACTTCTGGTGGCAATGAAAGGAGACGAAGTTCAAGAAGAGGTATATATAGCAGTCCAGCCAATTCAGTCCATGGGAGAGAACCTGGGAGTGTAAATTTTACCATGGAGGAAATCTATGCAGCCACAAGGAACTTCTCTCCTACATTCAAGATTGGACAAGGTGGTTTTGGGACAGTATACAAGGGAAGATTCCAAGATGGAACTGTTGTTGCCATCAAACGTGCCAAGAAG AGTGTATATGATAAGCATTTAGGTGTAGAATTTCAAAGTGAGATTCGAACACTGGCACAGGTGGAGCATTTAAATCTAGTAAAGTTCTATGGATATCTGGAGCATGAAGATGAAAGAATTGTTCTTGTGGAGTATGTTGCCAATGGAACTCTCAGAGAACACTTGGATT GTATTCATGGAAATGTTATTGACCTTGCCGTGCGCCTAGATATTGCAATTGATGTGGCTCATGCAATCACTTATCTTCACATGTACAcag ATCACCCAATTATTCACAGGGATATAAAGTCCTCCAACATCCTCCTCACAGAAAACTTTCGAGCCAAGGTAGCTGACTTTGGTTTTGCTAGACTGGCAGCTGATAGTGATTCAGGTGCCACCCATGTGTCTACCCAAGTTAAAGGAACTGCTGGCTACTTGGACCCAGAATATTTGAGGACTTATCAATTGACTGAGAAGAGTGATGTTTATTCATTCGGTGTATTGCTGGTTGAACTAGTGACAGGTAGGCGCCCTATTGAAGCAAAAAGGGAAATCAAGGAGCGTATAACTGCAAAATGG GCAATAAAGAAGTTTGCGGAAGGTAATGCCATTTTAATACTGGACCCGAAACTAAAATGTACCGCTGCAAATAACTTGGCCCTGGAAAAGATTCTTGAACTGGCCTTGCAATGTTTGGCTCCTCACAGGCAGAGTCGGCCAAGCATGAGGAAATGTGCTGAGATTCTTTGGAGTATCCGTAAGGATTACAAGGAACAATCAGCCTCAGATTTTCGTTCCTTTTCTTCTAAATCACAGGGGAGTATTTCAGTAATAACAGAAGAATAA